The Mesorhizobium sp. M1D.F.Ca.ET.043.01.1.1 genome contains a region encoding:
- a CDS encoding DUF126 domain-containing protein gives MSAAEILVPGKAGEGEALVLTAPISFWGGVDPETGRIADVRHPQHGEIISGRVLFLPGTIGSSSASAVLMELVHNGRAPAALVLREPDAILLLGLIVAREMGWETPVAVRLAHGAFDAYRGSIVKVAADGAVGVAA, from the coding sequence ATGAGCGCCGCCGAGATCCTGGTGCCGGGCAAGGCCGGCGAAGGGGAGGCTTTGGTGCTGACGGCGCCGATCAGCTTCTGGGGCGGCGTCGACCCGGAGACCGGGCGCATCGCCGATGTGCGCCATCCGCAGCATGGCGAGATCATTTCCGGCCGGGTACTGTTCCTGCCGGGCACGATCGGTTCGTCGTCGGCTTCCGCCGTGCTGATGGAGCTGGTCCACAACGGCCGCGCGCCGGCCGCCCTGGTGCTGCGCGAACCGGACGCCATCCTGCTGCTCGGCCTGATCGTCGCCCGGGAAATGGGCTGGGAGACGCCGGTGGCTGTAAGGCTCGCCCATGGCGCGTTCGACGCCTATCGCGGAAGCATCGTCAAAGTTGCCGCCGACGGCGCCGTCGGCGTCGCCGCCTGA
- a CDS encoding D-glycerate dehydrogenase translates to MAGKKRPLVVITRKLPDPVETRMRELFDARLNVEDRPMTQPELVAAVKEADVLVPTITDHIDAALIAQAGENLKLIANFGNGVDKIDVAAAAKKGITVTNTPNVLTEDTADMTMALMLAVPRRLAEGANVLTGEKKWAGWSPTWMLGRRIWGKRLGIVGMGRIGTAVARRAKAFGLSIHYHNRHRVLPAVEDELEATYWESLDQMLARMDIISVNCPSTPATFHLLSARRLALMQPAAYIVNTARGDIIDEESMIKLIQDGKIAGAGLDVYEHEPALNSKLLKLAHKGKVVLLPHMGSATLEGRIDMGEKVIINIRAFFDGHRPPDRVLPLRT, encoded by the coding sequence ATGGCAGGCAAAAAACGGCCCCTCGTCGTCATCACGCGCAAGCTGCCCGATCCGGTCGAAACCCGCATGCGCGAGCTGTTCGACGCGCGCCTCAATGTCGAGGACCGGCCCATGACCCAGCCGGAGCTGGTCGCGGCCGTCAAGGAAGCCGACGTGCTGGTCCCGACCATCACCGACCACATCGATGCGGCGCTGATCGCCCAGGCCGGCGAGAACCTGAAGCTGATCGCCAATTTCGGCAACGGCGTCGACAAGATCGATGTCGCCGCGGCGGCCAAGAAAGGCATCACCGTCACCAACACGCCGAACGTGCTTACCGAAGACACCGCCGACATGACCATGGCGCTGATGCTAGCCGTGCCACGCAGGCTCGCCGAAGGCGCCAACGTGCTCACCGGCGAGAAGAAATGGGCCGGCTGGTCGCCCACCTGGATGCTCGGCCGCCGCATCTGGGGCAAGCGCCTCGGCATCGTCGGCATGGGCCGTATCGGCACGGCGGTCGCCAGGCGCGCCAAGGCATTCGGCCTGTCCATCCACTACCACAACCGCCACCGCGTGCTGCCGGCGGTCGAGGACGAATTGGAAGCGACCTATTGGGAGAGCCTCGACCAGATGCTTGCCCGCATGGACATCATTTCAGTCAATTGTCCGTCGACGCCGGCGACCTTCCATCTCCTGTCCGCCCGGCGCCTGGCGCTGATGCAGCCGGCGGCCTACATCGTCAATACCGCGCGCGGCGACATCATCGACGAGGAATCGATGATCAAGCTGATCCAGGACGGCAAGATCGCCGGCGCCGGGCTCGACGTCTACGAGCATGAGCCGGCGCTGAACAGCAAGCTGTTGAAGCTTGCCCACAAAGGCAAGGTCGTGCTTCTGCCGCACATGGGCTCGGCGACGCTCGAAGGCCGCATCGACATGGGCGAGAAGGTGATCATCAACATCCGCGCCTTCTTCGACGGCCATCGGCCGCCGGACCGCGTGCTGCCGCTCAGGACCTGA
- a CDS encoding SH3 domain-containing protein — translation MSGFASLRLAFSAAVLGALLCVPQASAQSAAAPAQTVVLGPSGLPLPRFVSLKSGRVNSRVGPGANYSVDWMYMKAGLPMEIIQEFDTWRRVRDADGSEGWINQSLLSGRRTAIVAPWQRGKGGRINLLYDPDKDAGVVAILEPGVMGSIKKCDGQWCEMTFDGHSGWIAQSQVWGAYPGEKVKN, via the coding sequence GTGTCTGGTTTCGCGTCGCTTCGCCTGGCTTTCAGCGCGGCCGTCCTCGGGGCTTTGCTTTGCGTGCCGCAGGCATCCGCGCAAAGCGCGGCGGCGCCCGCCCAAACCGTGGTCCTGGGCCCGAGCGGCCTGCCGCTGCCGCGTTTCGTCAGCCTGAAATCGGGCCGCGTCAATTCACGCGTCGGCCCGGGCGCCAACTATTCCGTCGACTGGATGTACATGAAGGCCGGGCTGCCGATGGAGATCATCCAGGAGTTCGACACCTGGCGCCGCGTCCGCGACGCCGACGGCTCCGAGGGCTGGATCAACCAGTCGCTGCTTTCGGGCCGCCGCACCGCGATCGTCGCCCCCTGGCAGCGCGGCAAGGGCGGACGAATCAATCTGCTCTACGATCCCGACAAGGACGCCGGCGTGGTCGCCATCCTCGAGCCTGGGGTCATGGGCTCGATCAAGAAATGCGACGGCCAGTGGTGCGAGATGACCTTCGACGGCCATAGCGGCTGGATAGCCCAGTCGCAGGTCTGGGGCGCCTATCCGGGCGAGAAGGTCAAGAACTGA
- a CDS encoding DUF4260 domain-containing protein: MRPVDLAVRLEWAAAAAVAIVLYKMTGISWWLFALLILAPDLSMLGYLAGPRIGAMAYNALHVLFAPLVLALAGVLLAAPITTAVALIWIAHIAIDRALGYGLKLSTGFQDTHLGRIGRDRATISS, translated from the coding sequence ATGAGGCCTGTCGATCTGGCGGTCCGGTTGGAATGGGCGGCCGCCGCCGCGGTGGCCATCGTCCTCTACAAAATGACCGGCATATCCTGGTGGCTGTTCGCGCTCCTCATCCTGGCGCCGGACCTGTCGATGCTGGGCTACCTCGCCGGGCCGCGTATCGGCGCGATGGCCTACAACGCGCTGCACGTCCTGTTCGCCCCGCTCGTTCTGGCGCTCGCCGGCGTCCTGCTTGCCGCCCCAATCACGACAGCGGTGGCGCTGATCTGGATCGCCCACATCGCCATCGACCGCGCACTTGGCTACGGACTGAAACTGTCAACCGGCTTTCAGGATACGCATCTCGGGCGGATCGGCCGCGACCGGGCCACGATCAGTTCTTGA
- the irrA gene encoding iron response transcriptional regulator IrrA yields MDSGCRKENVAVDKRVREAGLRPTRQRIALADLLFAKGDRHLSAEELHEEAIAAGVPVSLATVYNALHQFTQAGLLRILAVEGSKTYFDTNTSDHHHFYVEGENRIFDIASGPVSVSNLPQPPEGMEIANVDIVVRLRPTRRD; encoded by the coding sequence ATGGACTCGGGCTGCCGGAAGGAAAATGTCGCTGTGGACAAGCGGGTTCGCGAAGCCGGCCTGAGGCCGACGCGCCAGCGCATCGCGCTGGCCGATCTGCTTTTCGCCAAGGGTGACCGCCACCTCTCGGCCGAGGAACTGCACGAAGAGGCGATCGCCGCCGGCGTGCCGGTTTCGCTGGCGACCGTCTACAACGCGCTGCATCAGTTCACCCAGGCCGGCCTGCTGCGCATCCTCGCGGTCGAAGGGTCCAAGACCTATTTCGACACCAACACTTCCGATCACCACCATTTCTATGTCGAGGGCGAGAACCGCATCTTCGACATCGCCAGCGGCCCGGTGAGCGTCTCCAACCTGCCGCAACCTCCGGAAGGCATGGAGATCGCCAATGTCGACATCGTTGTCAGGCTGCGCCCCACGCGCCGCGATTGA
- the fabA gene encoding 3-hydroxyacyl-[acyl-carrier-protein] dehydratase FabA, translating to MAGQKSSYDYEELLACARGELFGPGNAQLPYPPMLMFDRITEISETGGAFDKGFIRAEFDIKPDLWFFACHFIGNPIMPGCLGLDAMWQLTGFYLGWLGEPGKGMALSTGEVKFKGMVTPSVKKVEYGVDFKRVMRGRLVLGIADGWLKADGEPIYAATDLKVGLSKQSAA from the coding sequence ATGGCGGGTCAAAAGTCCAGCTACGATTACGAGGAACTGCTTGCCTGCGCCCGCGGCGAGCTGTTCGGACCGGGAAACGCCCAGCTGCCCTACCCGCCGATGCTGATGTTCGACCGCATCACCGAGATCAGCGAGACCGGCGGCGCTTTCGACAAGGGTTTCATCCGTGCCGAGTTCGACATCAAGCCGGATCTCTGGTTCTTCGCCTGCCATTTCATCGGCAATCCGATCATGCCGGGCTGCCTCGGCCTCGACGCCATGTGGCAATTGACCGGCTTCTATCTCGGCTGGTTGGGCGAGCCCGGCAAGGGCATGGCGCTGTCGACCGGCGAGGTGAAATTCAAGGGCATGGTGACGCCGTCGGTCAAGAAGGTCGAATATGGCGTCGACTTCAAGCGCGTGATGCGCGGCCGCCTCGTGCTCGGCATCGCCGATGGCTGGCTCAAGGCGGATGGCGAACCCATATACGCGGCAACGGATCTGAAGGTCGGCCTGTCCAAGCAGTCCGCCGCCTGA
- the fabB gene encoding beta-ketoacyl-ACP synthase I: MRRVVVTGLGIVSSIGNNANEVQSSLYDARSGISFSNSFAEHGFRCQVWGAPTLDPSAMIDRRAMRFLSQGAAWNHVAMDQAIADAGLGEGDITNERTGIVMGSGGPSTRTIVEAAEITLKNSSPKRIGPFAVPKAMSSTASATLATWFKIHGVNYSISSACSTSAHCIGNAYELIQWGKQDMMFAGGHEDLDWTMSDLFDAMGAMSSKFNDKASAASRAYDVNRDGFVIAGGAGVLVLEELEHAKARGAKIYAEIVGYGATSDGYDMVAPSGEGAVRCMRQALATVSTPVDYINTHGTSTPVGDSKEMGAIREVFGDKMPYITSTKSLTGHSLGAAGVQESIYSILMMQGGFIGESAHIEELDPEFEGMPIVRKRIENAKIDTVLSNSFGFGGTNATLIFQRYSA, translated from the coding sequence ATGAGACGCGTCGTAGTGACAGGCCTCGGCATTGTGTCGTCGATCGGCAACAACGCCAATGAGGTGCAGTCCTCGCTTTACGATGCCAGGTCCGGCATCAGCTTTTCCAATTCCTTCGCCGAGCACGGCTTTCGCTGCCAGGTGTGGGGCGCGCCGACGCTCGACCCGTCAGCGATGATCGACCGCCGCGCCATGCGTTTCCTGAGCCAGGGCGCCGCCTGGAACCATGTCGCCATGGATCAGGCGATCGCGGACGCCGGTCTGGGCGAAGGCGACATCACCAACGAGCGCACCGGCATCGTCATGGGCTCCGGCGGACCGTCGACCAGGACCATTGTCGAGGCGGCGGAAATCACGCTCAAGAACAGCAGCCCGAAGCGCATCGGTCCGTTCGCGGTGCCGAAGGCGATGTCGTCGACCGCTTCGGCCACCTTGGCCACCTGGTTCAAGATCCACGGCGTCAACTACTCGATCTCGTCGGCCTGCTCGACCTCGGCGCACTGCATCGGCAATGCCTATGAGCTGATCCAGTGGGGCAAGCAGGACATGATGTTCGCCGGCGGCCACGAGGATCTCGACTGGACGATGTCGGACCTGTTCGATGCCATGGGCGCCATGTCGTCGAAATTCAACGACAAGGCATCGGCCGCATCGCGCGCGTATGACGTCAACCGCGACGGTTTCGTCATCGCCGGCGGCGCTGGCGTGCTGGTGCTGGAAGAGCTGGAGCATGCCAAGGCGCGCGGCGCCAAGATCTATGCCGAGATCGTCGGCTACGGCGCGACCTCCGATGGCTACGACATGGTGGCGCCCTCGGGCGAAGGCGCCGTCCGCTGCATGCGGCAGGCGCTTGCAACCGTCTCGACACCGGTCGACTACATCAACACCCACGGCACCTCGACGCCGGTCGGCGATTCCAAGGAAATGGGCGCCATCCGCGAGGTGTTCGGCGACAAGATGCCCTACATCACCTCGACCAAGTCGCTGACCGGCCATTCGCTCGGCGCCGCCGGCGTCCAGGAATCGATCTACTCGATCCTGATGATGCAGGGCGGCTTCATCGGCGAGAGCGCCCATATCGAGGAGCTCGATCCGGAATTCGAGGGCATGCCGATCGTGCGCAAGCGCATCGAGAACGCCAAGATCGACACCGTTTTGTCCAATTCCTTCGGTTTCGGTGGCACCAACGCAACGCTGATTTTCCAGCGCTATTCCGCATAA
- the fabI gene encoding enoyl-ACP reductase FabI: MEGLMKGKRGLVMGVANDHSIAWGIARKLSEHGAELAFTYQGDAFGRRVKPLAEKVGASLIVPCDVEDSASVTATFETLGEAWGGLDFVVHAIGFSDKNELKGLYADTSRDNFVRTMVISCYSFTEIARNAAALMTNGGSMITLTYAGSVRVMPNYNVMGVAKAGLEASVRYLANDYGPRGIRVNGISAGPVRTLAGSGVSDARHMFSYQQRNSPLRRTVTIDEVGGSALYLLSDLSSGVTGEIHYVDSGYHIVSMPTLEELKQNDGARE, encoded by the coding sequence ATGGAAGGGTTGATGAAGGGCAAGCGCGGGCTTGTCATGGGGGTCGCCAACGATCATTCGATCGCCTGGGGCATCGCCAGGAAATTGTCCGAACACGGGGCGGAGCTCGCCTTCACCTATCAGGGCGACGCTTTCGGGCGGCGGGTCAAGCCGCTGGCCGAGAAGGTCGGCGCCTCGCTGATCGTGCCTTGCGACGTCGAGGACAGCGCCTCCGTCACCGCGACCTTCGAGACGCTCGGCGAGGCCTGGGGCGGGCTGGATTTCGTCGTCCACGCCATCGGCTTCTCCGACAAGAACGAGCTCAAGGGCCTCTACGCCGACACCAGCCGCGACAACTTCGTCCGCACCATGGTGATCTCCTGCTATTCCTTCACCGAGATCGCCCGCAATGCCGCGGCGCTGATGACGAATGGCGGCTCGATGATCACGCTGACCTATGCCGGGTCGGTTCGGGTCATGCCGAACTACAACGTCATGGGCGTCGCCAAGGCCGGGCTGGAGGCGAGCGTGCGCTATCTCGCCAATGACTACGGTCCGCGCGGCATCCGGGTGAACGGCATCTCGGCGGGACCGGTGCGGACGCTCGCCGGCTCCGGCGTTTCGGACGCGCGCCACATGTTCTCCTATCAGCAGCGCAACTCGCCGCTCAGGCGCACCGTGACCATCGACGAGGTCGGCGGCTCGGCGCTCTACCTGCTGTCCGATCTGTCTTCGGGGGTCACGGGCGAAATCCACTATGTCGATTCCGGCTACCACATCGTCTCCATGCCGACGCTCGAGGAGCTGAAGCAGAACGACGGCGCCCGCGAATAA
- a CDS encoding bifunctional diguanylate cyclase/phosphodiesterase — protein MSAVSNPKRTPLFRLITIASSAMGSFILGLWGLQFGFGDGLAGMTAETMAAIIAALCALSAGGAALSFFAGVDESAEYVFKETHFDKLTGLLSRPAMVGKIAAAASETIRTGEPVYLIDIDIDRFKQINDAIGYSNGDELVRAFTGRLQESMPENAVIGRIGAGEFAVLLPDCELTGSLERLLEKLINQMMEPYQLQRHLQSVSMSVGVVAMPKDGVDPVLILRRSNLALQNARASGIGNWSVFHADMGRVADYRQWIESELKTAFDRGDFSLHYQPQFDLPSGRIIGYEALIRWKHPERGMIPPMEFIPIAEETGMINPIGEWVLRKACSDAQHLPQDCFVAVNISPVQFMTKDFVGIVRETMASTGIKPSRLELEVTETAMMQDRDRAAVILKQLAEMGISVAVDDFGTGYSNLSYLIDFSFGKLKIDRSFVSRIDTDSSSGAVVSTIVGLSRALGVGIIAEGVETENQATLLRAAGCEVVQGYLFGRPAPLRVELGETRPAFSAREPARIVSLQ, from the coding sequence ATGTCTGCAGTCAGCAACCCGAAGCGAACACCGCTGTTCCGGCTGATCACCATCGCCAGCTCGGCCATGGGCAGTTTCATCCTCGGACTCTGGGGATTGCAGTTCGGCTTCGGCGACGGCCTAGCCGGCATGACGGCGGAGACGATGGCGGCAATCATCGCGGCGCTCTGCGCCCTTTCCGCCGGCGGCGCCGCGCTCTCGTTCTTCGCGGGCGTCGATGAATCGGCCGAATACGTCTTCAAGGAAACGCATTTCGACAAGCTGACGGGGCTGCTGTCGCGCCCGGCCATGGTCGGCAAGATCGCCGCGGCGGCGTCGGAAACGATCAGGACCGGCGAACCGGTCTACCTGATCGATATCGACATCGACCGCTTCAAGCAGATCAACGATGCCATCGGCTACAGCAATGGCGACGAGCTGGTCCGCGCCTTCACCGGAAGGCTGCAGGAGAGCATGCCGGAGAATGCTGTGATCGGGCGCATCGGCGCCGGCGAATTCGCCGTGCTGCTGCCGGACTGCGAATTGACGGGATCGCTGGAACGGCTGCTCGAGAAGCTGATCAACCAGATGATGGAGCCCTATCAACTCCAGAGGCACCTGCAGTCCGTCAGCATGTCCGTCGGTGTCGTGGCGATGCCGAAGGACGGCGTCGATCCGGTGCTGATCCTTCGCCGCTCGAACCTGGCGCTGCAGAATGCGCGCGCAAGCGGCATCGGCAACTGGTCGGTCTTCCACGCCGATATGGGGCGGGTGGCGGACTACCGGCAATGGATCGAATCCGAGCTGAAAACCGCCTTCGATCGCGGCGACTTCAGCCTCCACTACCAGCCGCAATTCGACCTGCCGAGCGGCCGTATCATCGGCTACGAAGCGCTGATCCGTTGGAAGCACCCGGAACGCGGCATGATCCCGCCGATGGAATTCATTCCGATCGCCGAGGAAACCGGCATGATCAATCCGATCGGCGAGTGGGTGCTGCGCAAGGCCTGCAGCGACGCCCAGCACCTACCGCAGGATTGCTTCGTCGCCGTCAACATCTCGCCGGTCCAGTTCATGACCAAGGACTTCGTCGGCATCGTGCGCGAGACCATGGCATCGACCGGCATCAAGCCGTCGCGGCTCGAGCTCGAAGTCACCGAGACGGCGATGATGCAGGACCGCGACCGCGCGGCCGTCATCCTCAAGCAGCTCGCCGAGATGGGCATCTCCGTCGCCGTCGATGATTTCGGCACCGGCTATTCGAATCTGAGCTACCTGATCGACTTCTCGTTCGGCAAGCTGAAGATCGACCGCTCCTTCGTCAGCCGCATCGATACCGATTCCAGCTCGGGCGCCGTGGTCTCGACCATCGTCGGGCTGTCGCGAGCGCTTGGCGTCGGCATCATCGCCGAAGGCGTCGAGACCGAGAACCAGGCGACGCTGCTGAGAGCCGCCGGCTGCGAGGTGGTGCAGGGCTATCTGTTCGGGCGTCCCGCGCCGCTCAGGGTCGAGCTCGGCGAGACGCGCCCTGCCTTCAGCGCGCGGGAGCCCGCACGTATCGTCAGCCTGCAGTAA